The proteins below come from a single Kitasatospora sp. NBC_00315 genomic window:
- a CDS encoding response regulator, whose protein sequence is MSGVSGRVLVVDDSEVIRQLIRVNLELEGFEVVTAADGAECLEVVRRVDPDVVTLDVMMPRLDGLRTAARLRAAPATSRLPIAIVSACTPADLDRGESVGVDGYLGKPFDPADLVALVHRLMALRTGGERASGFAFGFGDGVGLGGATGGGRLGKPFGGPGDFRSQRTDRG, encoded by the coding sequence GTGTCTGGAGTGTCCGGGCGGGTCCTCGTGGTGGACGACAGCGAGGTGATCCGCCAGCTGATCAGAGTCAACCTGGAGCTGGAGGGCTTCGAGGTGGTGACTGCCGCCGACGGCGCCGAATGCCTGGAGGTGGTCCGCCGGGTGGACCCGGACGTCGTGACCCTCGACGTGATGATGCCGCGGCTGGACGGCCTGCGGACGGCGGCCCGGCTGCGGGCCGCTCCGGCGACCAGTCGGCTGCCGATCGCCATCGTGAGCGCCTGCACCCCGGCGGATCTGGACCGCGGCGAGTCGGTCGGGGTGGACGGGTATCTCGGCAAGCCGTTCGACCCGGCCGATCTGGTGGCGCTGGTGCACCGGCTGATGGCGCTGCGCACCGGCGGCGAGCGCGCGTCGGGCTTCGCGTTCGGCTTCGGTGACGGCGTAGGGCTCGGCGGAGCGACGGGGGGCGGCCGGCTCGGCAAACCCTTCGGTGGCCCGGGAGATTTCCGCTCTCAGCGAACGGATCGGGGTTGA
- a CDS encoding serine protease: MAHHRRTPRRRRILRPAVLTTCAALAVVAVLTGAHALTARNPAAPSSSADLVAGAGADPALTASADPAGAADPPSASPASSPASSDSPTATARAAASPSASVRLGVTQDAPADAESAKVGALFSGAVSTGKHFCTASVVHSPTRNLLLTAAHCLSSSGNTTFVPGYREGSAPYGTWKVTGVHTTTGWDQQKDPDEDFAILEVAPSGGREIEDVVGSHPLGTDETFTAEVRLFGYASSDDTPIVCVNSTGRQDTYQRVIDCPAFPGGTSGGPWVSTTTGAVIGLIGGYQEGGNSPDVSYSSYFDHTIASLYATAVAEAS; this comes from the coding sequence GGCCCACGCCCTGACCGCGCGGAACCCCGCCGCCCCGTCCTCGTCCGCCGACCTGGTGGCGGGGGCCGGGGCGGATCCGGCGCTCACGGCCTCCGCGGACCCGGCCGGGGCCGCCGATCCACCGTCGGCCTCGCCCGCGTCCTCGCCCGCGTCCTCGGACTCGCCGACCGCCACGGCCAGGGCCGCCGCGAGCCCCAGCGCGAGCGTCCGTCTCGGTGTCACCCAGGACGCCCCGGCCGACGCCGAGTCCGCCAAGGTGGGCGCCCTGTTCAGCGGCGCCGTGTCGACCGGCAAGCACTTCTGCACCGCCAGCGTGGTCCACAGCCCGACCAGGAACCTGCTGCTCACCGCGGCCCACTGCCTGAGCAGCTCGGGCAACACCACCTTCGTCCCCGGCTACCGCGAGGGCTCGGCCCCGTACGGGACCTGGAAGGTCACCGGGGTGCACACCACGACCGGCTGGGACCAGCAGAAGGACCCGGACGAGGACTTCGCGATCCTGGAGGTCGCCCCGTCCGGCGGCCGCGAGATCGAGGACGTCGTCGGCTCCCATCCCCTGGGCACCGACGAGACCTTCACCGCGGAGGTCCGGCTGTTCGGCTACGCGAGCTCCGACGACACCCCGATCGTCTGCGTGAACTCCACCGGCCGCCAGGACACCTACCAGCGCGTGATCGACTGCCCCGCGTTCCCCGGCGGCACCAGCGGCGGCCCCTGGGTCAGCACAACCACCGGTGCGGTCATCGGCCTGATCGGCGGCTACCAGGAGGGCGGGAACAGCCCGGACGTCTCCTACAGCTCCTATTTCGACCACACCATCGCGAGCCTGTACGCAACCGCCGTGGCCGAGGCGTCCTGA